From Meles meles chromosome 5, mMelMel3.1 paternal haplotype, whole genome shotgun sequence, one genomic window encodes:
- the LOC123942652 gene encoding LOW QUALITY PROTEIN: DLA class I histocompatibility antigen, A9/A9 alpha chain-like (The sequence of the model RefSeq protein was modified relative to this genomic sequence to represent the inferred CDS: inserted 2 bases in 1 codon), whose translation MQAVMPRTVLLLLSGALAVTETWADSHSLRYFYTFVSRPRRFIALGYVDDTQFVRFDSRAGSRRMEPRAPWVEQEGPEYWDEETRIAKHSAWYYRGSLNTLRGYYNQSEAGSHTIQRVYGCDVEPDGRLLRGYSQDAYDGADYIALNEDLRSWTAADTAAQITRSKWEAEGYTEHDQNYLESTCVEWLRRYQENGKETLEPPDTRVTXSNHDVTLRCWALGFYPAEITLTWQRDGEDLIQDTELVETRPAGDGTFQKWAAVVVPSGQEQTYTCHVQHEGLPKPITRRWGKEGLESSLFSGKAEGLLENFSINPITWIIAVLGLLVVTAVIGAVIWRKCSGRRRPGYSHAAGDESAQGSNVPITAPKEQYLLSKDGCFHLGAHCRCP comes from the exons ATGCAGGCCGTGATGCCCCGAACCGTCCTCCTGCTGCTGTCGGGGGCCCTGGCAGTGACCGAGACCTGGGCAG ACTCCCACTCCCTGAGGTATTTCTACACCTTCGTGTCCCGGCCCCGACGCTTCATCGCCCTCGGCTACGTGGACGACACGCAGTTCGTGCGGTTTGACAGCCGCGCTGGGAGTAGGAGGATGGAGCCGCGGGCGCCGTGGGTGGAGCAGGAGGGTCCAGAGTATTGGGACGAGGAGACCCGAATCGCCAAGCACAGTGCATGGTATTACCGAGGGAGCCTGAACACCCTGCGGGGCTACTACAACCAGAGCGAGGCCG GGTCTCACACCATCCAGCGCGTGTACGGCTGTGACGTGGAGCCCGACGGGCGCCTCCTCCGCGGGTACAGTCAGGACGCCTACGACGGCGCGGATTACATCGCCCTGAACGAGGACCTGCGCTCCTGGACCGCGGCGGACACGGCGGCGCAGATCACCCGCAGCAAGTGGGAGGCGGAAGGTTACACTGAGCATGACCAGAACTACCTGGAGAGCACGTGCGTGGAGTGGCTCCGCAGGTACCAGGAGAACGGGAAGGAGACGCTGG AACCTCCCGACACACGTGTGAC CTCTAACCATGATGTCACCCTGAGGTGCTGGGCCCTGGGCTTCTACCCTGCGGAGATCACCCTGACCTGGCAGCGGGATGGGGAAGACCTGATTCAGGACACAGAGCTTGTGGAGACCAGGCCTGCAGGAGATGGAACCTTCCAGAAGTGGGCGGCTGTGGTGGTGCCTTCTGGACAGGAGCAGACATACACATGCCATGTGCAGCATGAGGGACTGCCCAAACCCATCACCCGGAGATGGGGTAAGGAGGGTTTGGAGTCGAGCCTCTTCTCAGGGAAAGCAGAAGGCCTTCTGGAGAACTTCAGC ATCAACCCCATCACGTGGATTATTGCTGTTCTGGGTCTCCTGGTGGTCACTGCAGTGATTGGAGCTGTGATCTGGAGGAAGTGCTCAG GAAGAAGAAGACCAGGCTACTCTCATGCTGCAG GCGATGAAAGTGCCCAGGGCTCTAATGTGCCTATCACAGCTCCTAAAG aacaataTCTTCTATCAAAAGATGGCTGTTTTCACTTGGGGGCTCACTGTAGGTGTCCCTGA